A single region of the Labeo rohita strain BAU-BD-2019 chromosome 3, IGBB_LRoh.1.0, whole genome shotgun sequence genome encodes:
- the LOC127158931 gene encoding serine protease 27-like: protein SGCLGQFDVCGQAPFNTKIIGGQNATAGSWPWQASIHKLSTGDYICSGTLINKEWVLTSAYHVQYISVSEIVIYLGRLTQNGSNPHEISRTVTEVIKHPNDSLALLQLSSFVTFTDYIKPVCLAAAGSEFDAGTESWVTGWGWNRFEFLDILQELESPVVDNTACNAAYETFVTDKHICAEFLDGKGPCAKDDGNPLVARQGSVWIQSGVFDSRFGCGLPGFPTLYFRVSEYQDWISNYTSSSELGFVSYPIVPVIVSVLDGGSVNILSFSYVLAFFIIPLILLS, encoded by the exons TCAGGCTGTCTGGGTCAGTTTGACG TATGTGGTCAAGCCCCCTTCAACACCAAGATTATTGGAGGGCAGAATGCGACGGCAGGTTCTTGGCCGTGGCAAGCCAGCATTCACAAACTGTCCACTGGAGACTATATCTGCAGCGGGACGCTAATCAATAAAGAATGGGTTTTGACTTCAGCTTACCATGTCCAATA CATCAGTGTTTCTGAAATTGTGATCTACTTGGGGCGTCTGACCCAAAATGGCTCAAACCCACATGAGATATCCAGGACAGTGACTGAAGTCATCAAACATCCTAACGACAGTCTAGCACTGCTTCAGCTCTCTTCTTTTGTGACTTTCACTGATTACATTAAGCCAGTCTGTCTGGCGGCTGCCGGTAGTGAGTTTGACGCTGGGACAGAGAGTTGGGTCACTGGATGGGGCTGGAACA GATTCGAGTTTCTTGACATACTGCAGGAGTTGGAGTCCCCTGTTGTGGACAACACTGCATGTAATGCTGCATATGAAACATTTGTTACAGACAAACATATATGTGCTGAATTTTTAGATGGGAAAGGACCATGTGCG AAAGATGATGGAAATCCACTGGTCGCTAGGCAGGGCTCCGTGTGGATTCAGTCTGGAGTTTTTGATAGTAGATTTGGATGTGGTCTACCCGGTTTTCCTACTTTATACTTTAGAGTGTCTGAATATCAGGACTGGATCAGTAATTACACAAGCAGCAGCGAGCTTGGATTTGTCTCATACCCCATTGTTCCTGTCATTGTTTCTGTCCTTGATGGAGGCTCAGTCAACATCCTCTCATTTTCCTATGTTCTCGCTTTCTTCATCATCCCTCTTATCCTGCTTTCTTAA
- the rprml gene encoding reprimo-like protein, with protein MNGTFFNHTVFTHGVLLNRSQELAGTLVDCCTGNGSEVTATDGGGSLVLAQDERKLFVTRVVQIAVLCVLSLTVMFGIFFLGCNLMIKSESMINFLVKDRRPSKDVEAVMIGLS; from the coding sequence ATGAACGGAACGTTTTTTAACCACACCGTGTTTACGCACGGCGTTCTGCTCAACCGCAGTCAAGAGCTCGCGGGGACACTAGTTGATTGCTGCACGGGGAACGGGAGCGAGGTAACCGCGACCGACGGTGGCGGGTCTTTAGTTCTCGCTCAAGACGAACGCAAGCTGTTCGTTACGCGCGTGGTGCAGATTGCGGTGCTGTGCGTTCTTTCACTCACGGTGATGTTCGGGATCTTCTTTCTCGGTTGCAACCTCATGATCAAGTCCGAAAGTATGATCAACTTCCTGGTCAAGGACCGGAGACCATCCAAAGACGTCGAGGCGGTGATGATCGGACTGAGTTAG